CATAAGCCAATGCCATTTTAGGCTCGGTAGCCACGAGTCCTCGTGGCACAGGATACCCATGCGGCGCTTCTAACAGGTCTCTTCTCCAGCTTCTTACAAGTTTATTCCTTTGCTCTGACGGAACTGTACTTGTGGCTTGCAGGGGCGGCCAGGCCATTCGACGACGGGATCAACGCGAGCCAGGCGGGTCCCGCCGGAGTCAACACCAACCTGCAGGCCGGTTCGGCCGCCGGGACCCCGGCCCCTCCCGGCGGCACCGCCTCGACCGCCACCGCCCCCGCAGCCCAGCCCCAGGTCAACCTCCGGGAGCAGGAGCATTACATGCCGACCACCAACGTCATCCGTATCATGCGCAGGGTCCTGCCGATGCATGCAAAGATTTCCGACGACGCCAAAATGACGACCCTGGAGTGCGTGTCGGAGTACATCAGCTTCATCACCGGCGAGGCCAACGAGCGGTGCCAGCGGGAGCAGCGCAAGACCATCACCGCCGAAGACGTGATCTGGGCCATGGGAAAGCTTGGCTTCGAGGACTACGTCGGTCCCCTCAGACGGTACTTGCAGCGCTACCGTGAGAGTGAGGGCGACCAGCGCATCGGCCTCCGCGGCGAACATTCTCCGATCTTCAAGCAGCGCCGCCACCCCCAGATCGCAGCCTCCCCATCGGTCCGTTCACAGCCGCCCCTAATGTGCTCGTCGATGCTGCCGCCGCCACCTTCATGGAGCCTCATCATGCCACCAACTGCGCCACCTCCTTTCATCAACCATCTCTCCGGCGAAGGCTCAGGATCAGGCTACTTCTTCGGGATGTATGGTGGTGGCGATGGTGCGGGGACAAGCAACTCCGAGGCTCCGCCCATGCCCGACTTCTATCCGTAGAAGCCGTCAAGTAGTATATGCATGGTCATAGCGGGTAATGGTTAGAACGTaggttatatatttatatggtagTGCGCAGGTGATTGGAGCCTCGGGAAGAAGGTCTTCTTTGTGGAATTAGTCACAAAGAAGAGAAGGTGGACGAGCTTTGTGAGTCTTTCACTTGGGGCTAGGCGTGATGCTTGGGGTTTGTTGGGAAGGGATGGGGCCATGGGGGCTGGAACTTGTGGGAAGAGGGTGGCTTACATTATTATTTTGGTGTTGCGGACTTCTCCATCCATCGTACTGTGATGACTGGAGACTTTGTTTTTCAAATTTGCTAATAAAAGAAGAGCAACTTCGGCACCTGCGCCATGGATTGTTGAAGATGGTTTGTGCGTTTCTTGGTCCTTGTTTACATATCTGTTATGGTTTCCTAGTGTGTTATATATGTATTGAATGGAGCTTGTGTCCAACCTACTCGCCTACGTGTGGAAGTAAAGCTGCTCAACTCAGCCAAAAGTTGTTAGCTCCGTTCGGCGCCATTCTTCTAAGGGCGTGCACTTGGAGAAGGTCCAAGGTTCACAATTTAATGCTTGGTGGACCAGCATATCATATGAGTCTAAAGAAACAATAAATGTGTCGTAACAGTTTTCACCAGCATGACATCATCTGAATTCGAAGAAGTAAAATTTTACCAACATTCCCTGGTGGAAGGGGGGCCCAGtaatggggctgctacgcgggtgggctggtccctccccctcccctcctattttttaccaaaaaaaaaaaagaagtaaaatttTAGTGTCCTACGTGGGTAGAAGTAATGTCGTGTTGAAGAATAATGTTTGCCACGTCATCTGGTTAGTAAGTCCTATCTGATGAAGTGGTCAATCAAGCATTATGactctatatatataacaaCAATACTCGGAGTTGTAACCGTAACAAACCATGACCCCAACTCCGTTGGCTCCTTATGCGCACTGGCTTGTGCTATACATCGCGTGAATTTGTTATTTTCTAGCACTGCAATATGATGTCAAAATGGGTCATCTTTGGCACCAAGATAAACTATCTtccaaggaaaaaagaaatatatctACATGGCAGCAGCGCATCCATCGGATTCTTCCAAGCATCACTTTTTGAGTACTAATTCTAATCCATCAAGGCTATGAGTCACGTTGATTCAGAAATGATCACGTTAAAGCGCTATCTTAGCAGTTTGGGATGCATTTGGTTCACAATCGCAATCAAAGCCATAATTGAATTTGGATTAGATTAGATAGTCATAATGGTCGTATTTGCCAATATATTTTATTCGTGGCAAAGTTTGATTCAGACTacattcaaattttttttaaaaaaatcaattgaGCAGAgagatattttttaaaaaatatttttaaagttaaTTTAGTTGAATGGGATTTGAATACTTGAAGGGGAACCAACTTTGGGATTTCGAGGATTTGGATGTATTTCCATTGCCCTATGGCATGGAAATAGGAATGGAACTCCTTGGAACTGAATAGCTGGAGTGGGAGTGATCACTTGTTCTTATTCTCTTTGtagagctcaatttctttcaagcaAACATACCCTTCTTTGCAAACAAGTTTATGCCCAAATTCCCTCTCTTAAAATAAATTGAAGATCTATCTAGTAATTTAGTTTCTACTATCTAGTACATATAATGCACGTGATCTATTTAATTAAGAGAAGAAAGTATTTGGCAGAGAATTAAGATCCATGTAATCAATATTATTGATTTGATAATTATAGTCCTTGTTTATGTTcaatatattttattcttttatttttaaattattttagtaCCAATAAGAAGGTACGCATTGTTTAAAGAATGATAATGCCATAGAGAAATGAGCAAATAGTTGCCCTTCCCATGTATAAGAGGTGCGGGACTAATAGGAACATAGAAAC
This genomic window from Phoenix dactylifera cultivar Barhee BC4 unplaced genomic scaffold, palm_55x_up_171113_PBpolish2nd_filt_p 000848F, whole genome shotgun sequence contains:
- the LOC103713308 gene encoding nuclear transcription factor Y subunit B-10-like encodes the protein MASQFSHDYQGSALDTHAALLTGLFSSFLQVYSFALTELYLWLAGAARPFDDGINASQAGPAGVNTNLQAGSAAGTPAPPGGTASTATAPAAQPQVNLREQEHYMPTTNVIRIMRRVLPMHAKISDDAKMTTLECVSEYISFITGEANERCQREQRKTITAEDVIWAMGKLGFEDYVGPLRRYLQRYRESEGDQRIGLRGEHSPIFKQRRHPQIAASPSVRSQPPLMCSSMLPPPPSWSLIMPPTAPPPFINHLSGEGSGSGYFFGMYGGGDGAGTSNSEAPPMPDFYP